A window of Acidimicrobiales bacterium genomic DNA:
CGGGGCACGCCGAGTAGCCCCACGAGTAGCGGCCGCCGCGGTATTGCTGACGGAACAGCCCAGCGAGCGACGGCCCGTCCTCGTCGGCGAAGCCCCACTCCTCGCGGATGCGACGGTGCCACAGCTCGGCGAGCGCCTCGGTCATCTCGACGCCGAGGCCGTGCAGGAAGAGGTAGTCCTGGTACTTGTCGGCCGCGAACAGCTCGGCGGCGGCCTCGGAAACGGCCGCTCCCATGCTCACGATGTGGAACGCCGCGTAGTCGACCTCGCCCGATCCCACCGGCCGGAAGAAGTCGGCGATGCAGAGCCACGGCTCTTCCAACTGGCGCGGGAACGTGAAGCGCATCCACTCCTGCGAGGCCGTCTCGTCTTTCCACACCACCAGGTCGTTGCCCTCGGCGTTGACGGCGAAGTAGCCGTACACCACCTGGGGCACGAGCACGCCCGACGCCTTGGCCTCGGCCAGCTTGTCGCGCAGCACGGCGCGCACCCGTTCCTTGAACTGCTCGTCGCTCTCGCCGTTCTCGGGCCGGAAGCCCCATTGGTGGCGGAACAGCGCCGTCTCGTTGAGGTAGGCGGCGATCTCGTCGAGCGAGATGCCCTTGACCACCTTGGAGCCCACGAATGGCGGGGGAAACAGCCGGTTGTCGTTCGCCACCGACGGGGAACGGGCCGGGATCGTCGAGGGGTCGGGCGCTTCCTTGGCGGCGCGGCGAGGGATGTCACGCCCGCCGGGCGTGCGGCCGAACTCGGGGTCGTCCTCGCCCGACTTCCGCAGCTCGACCAGGCGGTCCATGGTGGCCAGCCCTTCGAAGGCGTCCTTGCCGTAGAAGACCCGGCCTTCGTAGACCTCGCGCAGGTCGCGCTCGACGTAGGTGCGGGTGAGGGCGGCGCCGCCCAGGATCACCGGCAGGTGCGAGAGCCCGCGGCTGTTCAGCTCTTCGAGGTTCTCGCGCATGATCAAGGTGCTCTTGACCAGCAGGCCGCTCATGCCGATGGCGTCGGCCTTGACCTCGACGGCTTTGTCGATCATGTCGGTCAGCGGCACCTTGATGCCGAGGTTGTGCACCTCGTAGCCGTTGTTGGTGAGGATGATGTCGACCAGGTTCTTGCCGATGTCGTGGACGTCGCCCTTGACGGTGGCGAGCACCACTCGCCCCTTGCCGCCTTGGTCGTTCTTCTCCATGTGGGGCTCGAGGTAGGCGACGGCGACCTTCATCGTCTCGGCCGACTGGAGCACGAACGGCAGCTGCATCTGGCCGGAGCCGAACAGCTCGCCCACCACCTTCATGCCCGCCAGGAGCGTGTCGTTGATGATGTCGAGGGCGGGGATGCCCGCGCCCAGCGCGGCGTCGAGGTCGGCTTCCAGGCCGTCGCGGTCGCCGTCGATGATGCGCTGCGACAGGCGGCGCTCGATGGGCCAGTCGGAGCGGTCCTCCTTCTCCAGGGTCGTCGACGACACGCCCTCGAACAGGCCGATGAGCTCCTGCAGCGGGTCGTAGCCGTCGCGCCGCCGGTCGTAGATCAGGTCGAGGCAGACCTCGACGACGCGGGGGTCGATCTTGTTGAGCGGCATGATGCGCGCCGCGTGCACGATGGCGGCGTCGAGGCCGGCCTCGTGGCACTCGTGCAGGAACACCGAGTTGAGGGCGTGGCGGGCCGCGGCGCTGAGGCCGAACGAGATGTTCGACAGGCCGATGATGGTGTTGACGCCGGGCAGCTCCGCCTTGATGCGGCGGATGCCCTCGATGGTCTCGATGCCGTCGCGGCGGCCCTCCTCCATGCCCGTGCTGATGGGCAGTACCAGCGGGTCGAAGAACAGGTCGCTCGGTTGCAGCCCGTAGTGCTCGACGGCACGGTCGTGGATCGCCTTGGCGGCGCGCACTTTCCAGTCGGCGGTGCGGGCCTGGCCCTCTTCGTCGATGCACGTGCAGACGACAGCGGCGCCGTACTCGCGGGCCAGGCGCAGGAAGCGGTCGAAGCGGGTGCCCTCGGCGTCGCCGTCTTCCAGGTTGACCGAGTTGAGGATGGCCTTGCCGCCGATCCACTGCAGGCCCGCTTCGATGACGGGCGGCTCGGTGGAGTCGAGCATGATCGGCACGGTGGCCTGGGTGGCGAAGCGCGAAGCCACCTCGTTCATGTCGTCGACGCCGTTCTCGCCCGTGTAGTCGACGCAGACGTCGAGGACGTGCGAGCCCTCCTTGACCTGCTCGCGCGCCATGGCGACGCACGTCTCCCAGTCGTCGGCCAGCATGGCCTCGCGGAACTTCTTCGACCCGTTGGCGTTGGTGCGCTCGCCCACCACCAGGAACGACGGCGCCTGGTCGTAGGGGACATGGCTGTAGATCGACGCCAGGCCGGGCTCGAACTGCGTGGTGCGCGGCGTCGGCGTGAGGTCTTTGACGCGGTCGACGACGGCCTTGAGGTGGGCAGGCGTGGTGCCGCAGCAACCGCCGACGACCGACACGCCGAACTCGGTGACGAAGCGGGCGTGGTAGTCGGCCAACTGCTCCGGCGTGAGGTCGTAGTGCATCTTGCCGTCGACCACCGACGGCAGCCCCGCGTTCGGCAGGCACGAGATCGGTTGGCGAGCGTGCTGCGAGAGGTAACGAAGGTGCTCGCTCATCTCCTGCGGGCCGGTGGCGCAGTTGAGGCCGATGATGTCGGGGCTCACCGCTTCGAGGGCGGTGAGGGCGGCGCCGATCTCGGTGCCGGGCAGCATGCGCCCGGTGAGCTCCATGGTGACCTGCACCTGGATGGGCAGGTCCTTGCCCACGGCGGCCATGGCCCGGCGGCAGGCGATGACGGCGGCCTTGGCCTGGAGCAGGTCGTAGACGGTCTCGATGATGAAGAAGTCGACGCCGCCTTCGAGCAGGCCGCGGGCCTGTTCCTCGTAGGAGTCGCGCAGGGCGGTGAAGGGGATCTGGCCCAGCGACGGGAACTTGGTGCCGGGGCCGATGGAGCCCGCCACCCATCCGCCGTAGCCCGACGCCACTTCCTTGGCGATGCGGGCCGCCGCCACGTTGAGGTCGTAGGCCTGGTCGGCCAAGCCGTACTCGGCCAGCACCACCGAGAAGGCGCCGAAGGTGTCGGTTTCCACCACGTCGACGCCGACTTCGAGGAACGACCGGTGCAGGTCTTCGATCACGTCGGGCCGGGTCTGTACCAGCACCTCGTTGCAACCTTCGAGGGCGGTACCGCCGAAGTCGTCGGCGGTCAGGTCCCGCATCTGGATGTTGGTCCCGGTGGCGCCGTCGAAGACGACGACCCGCTCGCGGACGGCGTCGAGGTAGCTGGGCATGGCCCCTTCAGGGTAGTAGCGGGCCCGTTCCTGTCCCCATTGCGTTTGCTGCGGCCTAGTCTCGTCGCCCGGTGCGCATCTACACGAAGAAGGGCGACGACGGCACGACCGGCCTCTACTTCGGCGGGCGGGTCGGCAAGGACGCGCTGGTGGTCGACGCCTACGGGACCGTCGACGAAGCACAGTCGTTCCTCGGCCTGGCCCGGGCGGAGGCCGAGCGGGGCTCCGAGCTCGACGAACTGCTGGTCGCCCTGGAGCGCGACCTGTGGGTGCTGATGGCCGACCTGGCCACGGCGGCCGACAACCGCTCGAAGCTCGTGCCCGGGTCGACGGCCGTTACCGCCGAGATGGTGACGTCGCTGGAGGCGCACATCGACGCGCTGAACGAGCGCTTCGAGATGCCCACCGAGTTCGTGGTGCCCGGGCAGAACCGGGCCTCGGCCCTGCTCGACGTGGCCCGCACGGTGGTGCGCCGAGCCGAGCGCCTGGCCATTCGCGCCGCGGCCGACGGGTCGCTGGCCGTGCCGTACCTCAACCGATTGTCCGACCTGCTGTGGACCATGGCCCGGTGGCAGGAGGGGGAGTCCCTGCCCACCCGCTCGGTCCCGAAGGAGTAGCCGTTCCCATGCCGATCACTTTCAGCGCATCGCGAGCGGTGCCCGCCGAGGCCACCGTGCTGGGCGTGCCCGTGTTCACCGGCCTGGTGCAGGGCGACGGCGGCGTCGTCGAGCTCGACACCGCCTACCTGGGCGCCGTGGGCTTCGAGGCTAAGGCGGGCCAGGCCCACGTGCTGCCTGCCGACGACGGCGGCGTGGTGGTGGCGCTGGGGTTGGGCGACGAGGGCACGGTCACGGCTGAGACGTACCGCAAGGCGGGCGCGGCGTTGGCCAAGGCCGCCTGCCGGGCCACCGACGTGGCGGTGGTGTTGGGATCGAGCGGGGTGGAACCCGCAGTGGCGGGGCGGGCGGTGGCCGAGGGCATCGGCCTGGCCGCCTACGCCTACACGGCGTTGAAGTCGGAGGCCACGGTGTCGCAGATCCAGCGGGTCACCGTGGTGGGGGCGCGGCAGGCGGTGCTCGACCGGGCCGCCGTCGTCGTCGAAGCAGTGTGCTTCGCCCGCGACCTGGTCAACGAGCACGCCGCGACCATGACGCCCACCCGCTTGGCCGAGCGTGCGGTGGAGATGGCCGAACGCACCGGGCTCGGCGTGCGGGTGCTCGACGAGGAGCAGATCCGGCAGGAGCGCATGGGTGGGTTGCTCGGCGTGGCCCAGGGCTCCGACGAGCCGCCCCGGTTCATCGAGCTCACCTACGAGCCTCCCAATCGGCCCCGCGGGCACGTCGTGCTGGTGGGCAAAGGGATCACGTTCGACTCCGGTGGCCTGTCGATCAAGACGGCCGACGGCATGACGACCATGAAGACCGACATGGGCGGAGCGGCCGCGGTGATCGCGGCCATGAGCACCCTGCCCGCGCTCGGCGTGCGCACCCGGGTCACGGCCTTCGTGCCCGCCACCGAGAACATGCCGAGCGGGCGGGCGGTGAAGCCGGGCGACGTGCTGCGGGCCCGCAACGGCACGACGATCGAGGTGTTGAACACCGACGCCGAGGGGCGCTTGGTGCTGGCCGACGGGCTGTCGATGGCCGTCGACGCCGCGCCCGATGCCATCGTCGACATCGCCACCCTCACCGGCGCCCAGGTGGTGGCGCTGGGCAAGAAGGTGGCCGGCCTGATGGGTAACGACGACCGAGTGGTGGAGCAGGTGCGGGCTGCCGCCGACCGGGTGGGCGAGCCGGTGTGGCAGCTGCCGCTGCCCGAGGAGTACCGGTCGCACCTCGACTCCGAGGTGGCCGACATCAAGAACATCGGCAACCCCGGACAGGCGGGCACGTTGGTGGCCGGCTTGTTCCTGAAGGAGTTCGTGGGCGACGTGCCGTGGGCGCACCTCGACATCGCCGGCCCCGCCCGGGCCGACTGCGACGACGCCTACGTGATCAAGGGCGGCACCGGGTTCGGCGTGCGCACGTTGGTGGAGTTCGTCGACAGCTTCACCAAGCGGTAGTTCGCGCGGCCCCAGGGTGGGAGCCCGTACCATGCGTTGCATGCGGCGGTCGTTCGCGGTTCTCGGGGTGCTGTTCGCGCTCGTTGTGTCGTCCCTTTCGCCCGCAGAGGCGGCGAGGGCTGACGGCTACTGGTTCGTGGCCCGCGACGGGGGGTTGTTCGCCTTCGGCGGCGCCCGCTTCCACGGCAGTGCGGGCGGCAGCGGCCTGCCCGACCGAGTGGTGGCCATGGCGTCGACCCCGACGGGCGAGGGCTACTGGATGGCGACGTCGTCGGGGATCATCCTCATCTACGGCGACGCCCGCTTCTACGGGAGCACCGGCGCCATCGACCTGCGCAGCCCCATCGTGGGCATGGCGGCCACGGCGTCGGGCAACGGCTACTGGCTGGTGGCGGCCGACGGCGGCATCTTCGCCTTCGGCGATGCGCCCTTCCACGGCTCGATGGGCGGCACCCCGCTGAACCGGCCCATCGTGGGCATGGCCTCCACCCCGTGGGGCGGCTACTGGATGGTGGCGTCCGACGGCGGCATCTTCACCTTCAACGCGCCGTTCTACGGCGCCACCGGCCACATCAAGCTGAACAGCCCGATCGTGGGGATGACGTCGCGGCCCGACGGCCAGGGGTACTGGATGGTGGCGGCCGACGGCGGCATCTTCGCCTTCAACGTGCCGTTCCTGGGCTCGATGGGCGGGCACCGGTTGGTGCAGCCCGTGGTGGGCATGGCCTCGAACGGGGCGGGCGACGGCTATTGGCTCGTGGCTGCCGACGGCGGCATCTTCTCGTTCGGCAATGCCCCGTTCTACGGCTCCATCGGCGGCAAGCCGCTGAACCAGCCCATCGTCGGCATGGCGGCCCGGGCCCGGCCGTGAACGGGGTGGCCTACGCGGCCGCACTGGTGACGGCGGGGGTCCTGGGGTGGGCGGGCATCGCCAAGTGGCAGCGGCCCCGTGGGACTGCGGCGTCGTTCGCCGGCCTCGGGTTGCCCGCGCCGGAGACGTTGGCCCGGGCCGTGCCGTTGGCCGAGTTGGTGGTGGCTGCGCTGCTGGTGGTGGTGCCCCGGGCCGGTGCGATCGGCGCCTTCGTGCTGCTGTCGGCGTTTTCTGTGGTGCTGTTCGGCGCTGTGCGCCGGGGGACCGAGGTGGGGTGCGCCTGCTTCGGTGCGGCCAAGGCGCGGCCGGTGTCGAGCGTCGACTTGGTGCGCAATGCCGGCCTGCTCGGGTTCGCCGGCGTCGCTGCGCTCGCCGACGGGCCGACGATGCCTGCGCTGGCCGATGTCATCGCCGTGTCCACCGCGTTCGTCGGCGGGCTCGTCGTACTGCACCTGCTCGACCTGCGCCGGGCCATCGGACGGGTGTGGGACACCCGCCTGGCCGGGGAGCCGCAGCGATGAGCGGCGGCGTGTGGGTTGTGTCGTACGTGCTGTTGTGGCTGGCCGTGCTCGGCCTGTCGTTTGCCGTGGTGGCGCTGCTCCGCCAGGTCGGGGTGCTGCACGCTCGCCTGCGCCCGCTGGGCACGAACATGGCGGGGGAAGGGCCGATCGCCGGGACGCCCGCCCCCCGCTCCGACCGGGTCGACTACGGCGATGCGCCGCTCACGTTGCTGGCCTTTACGTCGGAGCGGTGCGACGTGTGCCGCACCCTGGTGCCCTCGCTGCCGTACCTCGAACGTGATTACGCGAACGACGTGCGCCTGGTGGTCCTCGACCACGGCCCGGCCACGGCGGAGATGTTCTCGGCGTTCAACGTGCACTCGACGCCCTATTTCGTGACCGTCGACCGCACCGGCGTGGTGCAGGGCGGCGGCGTGGCCAACTCGCTCGAACAGGTCGAGGTACTGGTGGAGGAATCCCTTGCTGCTACGGCGTAAGTCGTCGGTCGACGACTGGACGGAGCGGGCGGGCCGGTGGCTGGCCGGCCGCAGCACCCGCCGGTCGTTCCTGGGCCGGGCCGGGCAGTTCGCCGTGCTGGTGGCGGGCGGGCAGATGATCACCGACCTGCTGGTCGGCGATGCCGCCGAGGCGCGGGTGTGCGGCCAGTCGGGCGTGTCACCCAAGTGCGCCACCTACGACTGTGACGCCGTGTGGGGATGGTGCTGGTACGCCACCGGGTGCTGCGCCGACGGCGCCCTCAAGAAGATCTGCGACTGCTGCGCCCACAACTGGCCGAACGTGCACGGCTACTGCCCCAGCGGCCACAACGTGAAGTGCATCGTCGAGAGCTGCGGCGCCGACCCACGCGTGATGACGCGGGAGATGGTGCGGCTGCCCTACGACGACGCCGCCGCCTTGGCCACCGCGGTCAGCTCGGTGCGCTGGCCCAAGGGCTCGGCGCCCAGCGTCGTCGTAGCGCTGGCCGATCCTGCCTACGCAGGCATGGCTGCCCCCTTCGCCGGTGCCCTGAACGTGCCGCTGCTGCTGGCCTCCGGCAACACCATCGATGCCCGCACGGCGGCCGAGTTGCAGCGGTTGGGTGCTCGCAAGGCCACGCTGATTGGCCCGTTGTCGGCGGGCGTGGAGCACTGGCTCGGTCGCTACGGCCTCACGGTCGAGCGGTGGGGGACCGCCGGAGACGCTCCCGGCCTGTCGTCGGAGATCGCCTCGTGGATGCGCTCGACAAAGGGAGCGTCCCGCCAGTTCTGCGTCGCGGGCCACGACGTCTTCAACTTGGCCGGCGTGGCCGGAGCGGCCGCAGCCACGCAGGGCTACCCGCTGGTGATCGGCGTCGACGCTGCGGTGGCTGCCGCCACCGGCCCGCAGCCCCGTGCGCTGGTGACGCACCTGGTCGGCCCCGAGGCATCTGCAGAGGCAGGCCGCGTGCCCGGCGGCTACCGACTGGTGGCGCCCGGTTTGGAGGGGGCGTCGGCTCGCGTCGCCCGCGCCCTCGTGGTGGAAGGCGCTCGCCCCACCGGCGTGGCCGTGGTGCCTGCCGCTGCCGCCGGGGCCTCGGCGGGCCTGGCCGGCGTCGGTGGCCCCGTGCTGTTCCACGTGCCCGGAGCCCTCGACGGTGCACGCGATTCCCTGTTCGCCATCCGAGACTCCTTGCGCCGGGTGGTAGCGGGCGGCGCCAACGGGGCGCTGTCGAGCGGGGGCATCTACGAGCTCCAGTCGATCGTCAACGGGTTCGAGGCCCACAAGCTCATCGGCGTCGGCGGCCAAGGGCTGCCCGTCATCACCCAGCCGGAGTCGGAACGCCCGCTCGGGCGCGCCCGCGTGGCATCGGCCGCGCCCGAAGAACCGGCGCGGGGCTACTGGACGGGACGGGCGGAGCCCGGCGACGGCTGACGTGGGCGCCGTCGCCCTGGTCCTGGCGTTGTTGGCCGCGGTG
This region includes:
- the metH gene encoding methionine synthase; this translates as MPSYLDAVRERVVVFDGATGTNIQMRDLTADDFGGTALEGCNEVLVQTRPDVIEDLHRSFLEVGVDVVETDTFGAFSVVLAEYGLADQAYDLNVAAARIAKEVASGYGGWVAGSIGPGTKFPSLGQIPFTALRDSYEEQARGLLEGGVDFFIIETVYDLLQAKAAVIACRRAMAAVGKDLPIQVQVTMELTGRMLPGTEIGAALTALEAVSPDIIGLNCATGPQEMSEHLRYLSQHARQPISCLPNAGLPSVVDGKMHYDLTPEQLADYHARFVTEFGVSVVGGCCGTTPAHLKAVVDRVKDLTPTPRTTQFEPGLASIYSHVPYDQAPSFLVVGERTNANGSKKFREAMLADDWETCVAMAREQVKEGSHVLDVCVDYTGENGVDDMNEVASRFATQATVPIMLDSTEPPVIEAGLQWIGGKAILNSVNLEDGDAEGTRFDRFLRLAREYGAAVVCTCIDEEGQARTADWKVRAAKAIHDRAVEHYGLQPSDLFFDPLVLPISTGMEEGRRDGIETIEGIRRIKAELPGVNTIIGLSNISFGLSAAARHALNSVFLHECHEAGLDAAIVHAARIMPLNKIDPRVVEVCLDLIYDRRRDGYDPLQELIGLFEGVSSTTLEKEDRSDWPIERRLSQRIIDGDRDGLEADLDAALGAGIPALDIINDTLLAGMKVVGELFGSGQMQLPFVLQSAETMKVAVAYLEPHMEKNDQGGKGRVVLATVKGDVHDIGKNLVDIILTNNGYEVHNLGIKVPLTDMIDKAVEVKADAIGMSGLLVKSTLIMRENLEELNSRGLSHLPVILGGAALTRTYVERDLREVYEGRVFYGKDAFEGLATMDRLVELRKSGEDDPEFGRTPGGRDIPRRAAKEAPDPSTIPARSPSVANDNRLFPPPFVGSKVVKGISLDEIAAYLNETALFRHQWGFRPENGESDEQFKERVRAVLRDKLAEAKASGVLVPQVVYGYFAVNAEGNDLVVWKDETASQEWMRFTFPRQLEEPWLCIADFFRPVGSGEVDYAAFHIVSMGAAVSEAAAELFAADKYQDYLFLHGLGVEMTEALAELWHRRIREEWGFADEDGPSLAGLFRQQYRGGRYSWGYSACP
- a CDS encoding cob(I)yrinic acid a,c-diamide adenosyltransferase; translated protein: MRIYTKKGDDGTTGLYFGGRVGKDALVVDAYGTVDEAQSFLGLARAEAERGSELDELLVALERDLWVLMADLATAADNRSKLVPGSTAVTAEMVTSLEAHIDALNERFEMPTEFVVPGQNRASALLDVARTVVRRAERLAIRAAADGSLAVPYLNRLSDLLWTMARWQEGESLPTRSVPKE
- a CDS encoding leucyl aminopeptidase, whose translation is MPITFSASRAVPAEATVLGVPVFTGLVQGDGGVVELDTAYLGAVGFEAKAGQAHVLPADDGGVVVALGLGDEGTVTAETYRKAGAALAKAACRATDVAVVLGSSGVEPAVAGRAVAEGIGLAAYAYTALKSEATVSQIQRVTVVGARQAVLDRAAVVVEAVCFARDLVNEHAATMTPTRLAERAVEMAERTGLGVRVLDEEQIRQERMGGLLGVAQGSDEPPRFIELTYEPPNRPRGHVVLVGKGITFDSGGLSIKTADGMTTMKTDMGGAAAVIAAMSTLPALGVRTRVTAFVPATENMPSGRAVKPGDVLRARNGTTIEVLNTDAEGRLVLADGLSMAVDAAPDAIVDIATLTGAQVVALGKKVAGLMGNDDRVVEQVRAAADRVGEPVWQLPLPEEYRSHLDSEVADIKNIGNPGQAGTLVAGLFLKEFVGDVPWAHLDIAGPARADCDDAYVIKGGTGFGVRTLVEFVDSFTKR
- a CDS encoding MauE/DoxX family redox-associated membrane protein, whose amino-acid sequence is MNGVAYAAALVTAGVLGWAGIAKWQRPRGTAASFAGLGLPAPETLARAVPLAELVVAALLVVVPRAGAIGAFVLLSAFSVVLFGAVRRGTEVGCACFGAAKARPVSSVDLVRNAGLLGFAGVAALADGPTMPALADVIAVSTAFVGGLVVLHLLDLRRAIGRVWDTRLAGEPQR
- the traF gene encoding conjugal transfer protein TraF — its product is MSGGVWVVSYVLLWLAVLGLSFAVVALLRQVGVLHARLRPLGTNMAGEGPIAGTPAPRSDRVDYGDAPLTLLAFTSERCDVCRTLVPSLPYLERDYANDVRLVVLDHGPATAEMFSAFNVHSTPYFVTVDRTGVVQGGGVANSLEQVEVLVEESLAATA
- a CDS encoding cell wall-binding repeat-containing protein, whose protein sequence is MLLRRKSSVDDWTERAGRWLAGRSTRRSFLGRAGQFAVLVAGGQMITDLLVGDAAEARVCGQSGVSPKCATYDCDAVWGWCWYATGCCADGALKKICDCCAHNWPNVHGYCPSGHNVKCIVESCGADPRVMTREMVRLPYDDAAALATAVSSVRWPKGSAPSVVVALADPAYAGMAAPFAGALNVPLLLASGNTIDARTAAELQRLGARKATLIGPLSAGVEHWLGRYGLTVERWGTAGDAPGLSSEIASWMRSTKGASRQFCVAGHDVFNLAGVAGAAAATQGYPLVIGVDAAVAAATGPQPRALVTHLVGPEASAEAGRVPGGYRLVAPGLEGASARVARALVVEGARPTGVAVVPAAAAGASAGLAGVGGPVLFHVPGALDGARDSLFAIRDSLRRVVAGGANGALSSGGIYELQSIVNGFEAHKLIGVGGQGLPVITQPESERPLGRARVASAAPEEPARGYWTGRAEPGDG